The alpha proteobacterium U9-1i genome includes a region encoding these proteins:
- a CDS encoding DNA polymerase III alpha subunit, translating to MAQPFIHLRARSAYSLLQSTLHVEDLAKLAAKHGMPALGLADANNLFGALEFSEEFAKAGVQPIVGCALDVKGENGVAGTLALFAQSAEGYANLMQLSSAAFLDVPANEASHVTLDRVLSTNRDLIALTGGGAGPLAALIETGRIEDARALLQQLAEAFGDRLYVELHRHGERIEADTEGVLVDLAYELGLPLVATNDIRFVARADHGPHDALMCIAASSYLGEEDRPRVTAEHYFKSAAEMEALFADLPEAIANTSEIARRCFYRVEKRSPILPEFDTKRGRDEPAELKAQAEAGLKARLKALGDRLAAPEEEYWKRLEYEVKIITQMKFPGYFLIVADFIKWAKANDIPVGPGRGSGAGSLVAYALTITDLDPLRFNLLFERFLNPERVSMPDFDIDFCQERRGEVIEYVKNKYGADRVAQIITFGTLQARAVLRDVGRVMQLPFGQVDRLAKLVPANPANPVTLAEAIELEPKLKQARTEEAEVSALLNVALELEGLYRNASTHAAGVVIADRPLQELVALYRDPRSDMPATQFNMKWVESAGLVKFDFLGLKTLDVIDRAVKFIRARGETIDLEDTAYDDEATYKLMQSGLTFGVFQLEGQGMRDTLRKVKPTNLEDVIALISLYRPGPMKNIDLFANVKHGREQPDYLHPLLKPVLEETYGVIVYQEQVMQIAQILSGYSLGEADLLRRAMGKKKPEEMAAQKTRFIDGAKARDVNENLASHIFDLVEEFAGYGFNKSHAAAYAVIAYHTAYIKTHFPVDFLAASMSLDLSNSDKLASFHQDARRIGVKVLPPDINYSQADFSVEPTEEGVAVRYALGAVRNVGLAAMETLVAERSARGKFKALYDFAERVDPKSINKRQLENLAKSGAFDPLEPDRARALAACDVIAAHAQRVAEERASAQTSLFGAEEPSARPAFPKAPSWSGQDRLDAERESVGFYLSGHPLTAFYTDAGERYKTYLDILEEGEVHEIRMYPMAGVVRRVQYRPAMSGGTLAFVSLSDPSGDYEAMIMPENVAGARERLEVGKAVVFRGRVRWRDGDLKLSADTFEPVEAAEARTVEDLRIVLKEGAPLELLAKTLSALPPANVGESRPLRLVLKLKDGREIELNTKRLAPASPAARAAIKAARGVERVI from the coding sequence ATGGCCCAGCCCTTTATTCACCTCCGCGCCCGCTCGGCTTATTCGCTGCTGCAATCTACCCTCCACGTGGAGGATTTAGCGAAGCTAGCGGCAAAGCACGGCATGCCGGCGCTTGGGTTGGCCGACGCCAACAATTTGTTCGGCGCGCTCGAATTCTCGGAGGAGTTCGCAAAGGCCGGCGTGCAGCCGATCGTCGGCTGCGCGTTGGACGTGAAGGGTGAGAACGGCGTCGCTGGCACGCTCGCTCTGTTTGCGCAAAGCGCCGAAGGTTATGCAAACCTGATGCAGCTTTCGAGCGCGGCGTTTCTCGACGTCCCCGCGAACGAAGCGTCGCACGTCACACTTGACCGCGTGCTCTCCACCAACAGGGACCTGATCGCGCTGACTGGCGGCGGCGCGGGGCCGCTGGCTGCGCTGATCGAAACGGGCCGCATCGAAGATGCGCGTGCTCTGCTTCAGCAGCTGGCGGAAGCGTTCGGTGATCGCTTGTACGTTGAGCTGCACCGCCACGGTGAGCGTATCGAGGCGGACACTGAAGGCGTGCTTGTGGATTTGGCCTACGAGCTGGGGTTGCCGCTGGTTGCTACGAACGACATCCGCTTTGTTGCACGCGCCGATCACGGGCCGCACGACGCCCTCATGTGCATCGCCGCTTCGTCTTATCTAGGCGAAGAGGATCGCCCGCGCGTCACCGCCGAGCACTATTTCAAGAGCGCCGCCGAAATGGAGGCGTTGTTCGCTGACCTTCCGGAGGCGATCGCCAACACAAGTGAGATCGCGCGGCGCTGCTTCTATCGCGTCGAGAAGCGTAGCCCGATCCTACCGGAATTCGACACAAAGCGCGGGCGTGACGAGCCGGCGGAATTGAAAGCCCAAGCCGAAGCAGGCTTGAAAGCGCGGCTCAAGGCGTTGGGCGATCGTCTCGCGGCGCCAGAAGAGGAATACTGGAAGCGCCTCGAGTACGAGGTGAAGATCATCACGCAGATGAAGTTCCCCGGCTATTTCTTGATCGTCGCGGATTTCATCAAATGGGCCAAGGCGAACGACATTCCCGTGGGTCCGGGCCGCGGTTCGGGCGCTGGCTCCCTCGTGGCTTACGCGCTCACCATTACCGACCTTGATCCGCTACGCTTCAATCTACTGTTCGAACGCTTCCTCAATCCAGAACGCGTTTCGATGCCGGACTTCGACATCGATTTCTGCCAGGAACGACGCGGCGAAGTCATCGAGTACGTGAAGAACAAATACGGCGCAGACCGTGTGGCCCAGATCATCACCTTCGGCACGCTGCAAGCGCGCGCGGTTCTACGCGATGTCGGGCGCGTCATGCAGCTCCCGTTCGGTCAGGTGGACCGCCTCGCCAAGTTGGTGCCGGCGAACCCCGCCAATCCGGTGACGCTCGCCGAGGCAATCGAGCTTGAGCCGAAATTGAAACAAGCGCGCACAGAGGAGGCGGAAGTCAGCGCTCTCCTGAATGTGGCGTTGGAGTTGGAGGGGCTTTACCGCAACGCTTCCACGCACGCGGCCGGCGTTGTGATCGCCGACCGCCCCTTGCAGGAATTGGTCGCGCTCTACCGCGACCCGCGCTCGGATATGCCGGCGACGCAATTCAATATGAAATGGGTCGAATCCGCCGGCCTGGTGAAGTTCGACTTCCTCGGCCTCAAAACGCTTGACGTGATTGATCGAGCCGTAAAATTCATTCGTGCGCGTGGCGAGACGATCGACTTGGAAGACACCGCCTACGACGACGAGGCCACCTACAAACTCATGCAATCAGGCCTGACGTTTGGCGTGTTCCAGCTTGAAGGCCAGGGCATGCGCGACACGCTGCGCAAAGTGAAGCCGACGAACCTGGAAGACGTCATCGCGCTGATTTCGCTCTATCGGCCTGGTCCGATGAAGAACATCGACCTATTTGCCAACGTGAAGCATGGGCGCGAACAGCCCGACTATCTGCATCCACTGCTGAAGCCGGTGCTTGAAGAGACTTACGGCGTCATCGTCTACCAAGAACAAGTCATGCAGATCGCACAAATCCTGTCGGGCTATTCGCTCGGCGAGGCCGATCTGTTGCGCCGCGCCATGGGCAAGAAGAAGCCCGAGGAAATGGCGGCGCAAAAAACACGCTTCATCGATGGCGCGAAGGCGCGCGACGTGAACGAAAATCTCGCGTCGCACATCTTCGATCTGGTGGAAGAGTTTGCCGGTTACGGCTTTAACAAGTCGCACGCCGCCGCCTACGCGGTGATCGCCTATCACACCGCTTACATTAAAACGCATTTCCCGGTGGATTTTCTGGCCGCTTCGATGAGCCTCGATCTTTCGAACTCGGACAAGCTCGCTAGTTTTCACCAGGATGCGCGCCGCATCGGCGTTAAAGTGCTTCCGCCTGACATCAATTATTCGCAGGCGGATTTCAGCGTCGAACCAACCGAGGAGGGCGTGGCCGTCCGCTACGCGCTCGGCGCCGTGCGCAATGTCGGTTTGGCGGCGATGGAAACGTTGGTCGCGGAACGGAGCGCGCGCGGGAAGTTCAAGGCGCTTTACGATTTTGCGGAGCGTGTCGATCCCAAATCGATCAACAAGCGCCAGCTAGAGAACCTCGCCAAATCCGGCGCGTTCGATCCGTTAGAACCCGACCGCGCCCGCGCGCTCGCGGCGTGCGACGTCATCGCGGCTCATGCGCAACGCGTTGCCGAAGAACGCGCGAGCGCGCAGACGAGCTTGTTCGGGGCCGAAGAACCAAGCGCGCGCCCGGCGTTTCCGAAGGCACCCTCCTGGTCCGGCCAGGATCGGCTCGACGCCGAGCGCGAGAGCGTAGGCTTTTATCTGTCGGGCCATCCGCTCACGGCGTTCTACACAGACGCGGGCGAACGCTACAAAACCTACCTCGACATTTTGGAAGAGGGCGAGGTCCACGAGATACGGATGTATCCGATGGCCGGGGTCGTGCGGCGGGTCCAGTATCGTCCAGCGATGTCAGGCGGGACGCTCGCCTTTGTCTCGCTTTCCGATCCGAGCGGCGACTACGAAGCGATGATCATGCCCGAGAACGTCGCCGGCGCGCGCGAGCGTTTGGAAGTAGGCAAGGCGGTGGTTTTTCGGGGCCGTGTGCGCTGGCGCGATGGCGATTTGAAGCTTTCCGCCGACACGTTCGAACCGGTCGAGGCTGCCGAGGCGCGAACGGTGGAGGATTTGCGCATCGTGCTGAAGGAAGGCGCGCCGCTGGAGTTGCTCGCGAAGACGTTATCCGCGCTGCCTCCCGCGAATGTCGGCGAGTCGCGGCCGCTGCGGCTGGTGCTGAAGCTCAAGGATGGCCGCGAAATCGAACTCAACACCAAGCGCTTGGCGCCCGCCAGCCCGGCGGCTCGTGCCGCCATCAAAGCGGCGCGCGGCGTGGAAAGAGTGATTTAA
- a CDS encoding lipoprotein releasing system ATP-binding protein LolD produces the protein MSEAVLSLRGVERRFQSGSGELTVLNGVDLDIMPGEIVGLVGPSGSGKSSLLHAAGLLEEPSGGDVRIGGVPAWEQSDDARTELRRLKIGFVYQFHHLLPEFDALDNVALPALIAGRPRRECTEEAKRLLKLMGLEQRIHHQPAQLSGGEQQRVAMARAMINKPVLILADEPTGNLDPDTSTAVFAALSDLARKQGVAALIATHNLELTKYMDRVMTLDHGKLVQRN, from the coding sequence ATGAGTGAGGCAGTGCTTTCCTTGCGGGGCGTGGAGCGCCGATTTCAATCGGGTTCCGGTGAGTTGACGGTTCTGAACGGCGTCGATCTCGACATCATGCCGGGCGAGATCGTCGGCCTCGTCGGCCCCTCTGGATCAGGCAAATCGTCCTTGCTGCATGCGGCTGGTTTGCTGGAAGAGCCGTCGGGTGGCGATGTGCGCATCGGCGGCGTGCCGGCGTGGGAGCAATCAGACGACGCACGCACGGAATTGCGCCGGCTCAAGATTGGCTTCGTCTACCAGTTCCACCATTTGCTGCCTGAGTTCGATGCTCTCGACAACGTCGCGCTGCCCGCGCTCATCGCCGGGCGCCCCCGGCGCGAATGCACCGAGGAAGCCAAGCGCCTGCTCAAACTCATGGGGCTCGAACAGCGCATTCATCATCAACCCGCGCAGCTCTCTGGCGGCGAACAGCAGCGCGTGGCGATGGCGCGCGCCATGATCAACAAGCCGGTGCTCATCCTCGCGGACGAGCCCACAGGCAATCTCGACCCGGACACCTCCACGGCAGTGTTCGCCGCGCTCTCCGACCTCGCCCGCAAACAAGGCGTCGCCGCCCTGATCGCCACGCACAATCTTGAGCTCACCAAATACATGGACCGAGTAATGACGCTCGACCACGGCAAGCTGGTGCAGCGGAACTAG
- a CDS encoding lipoprotein releasing system transmembrane protein LolC, with protein MATRSQPFGLFERMLAGRYLRAKRQHGGVALISVISVVAISLAVFALIVTMSVMNGFRETLLSRILGVNGHVFIDVRGLPPETVEEAARRAAAVQGVTQVARTINAQALATSEGLATGVIVRGVSRADFEALTMVSSTIRPGGSLAGFEGVESPSIIIGDRLAASLGVVENMAVSVISPQGAATPFGLTPRRKAFLVGGVFSVGMAEFDSGLIYMPLEQAQILFNRGESVDELEIRTNDPDNSFATMLALRDALGPDLTITDWKGRSQGLSDALVVERNVMRLILMILVAISALNIVTGLIMLVKNKSRDIAILRTIGATKGSIVRVFFMASASLGLLGLTLGLVLGVSFCLFIEPIQNFISATTGFDVFPGTVYSLETLPARVEWGEVAMISFFTILVTFASTLITSLWASRFDPVEALRYE; from the coding sequence ATGGCGACACGTTCGCAGCCGTTTGGCCTCTTCGAGCGTATGCTCGCGGGCCGCTACCTTCGCGCCAAACGCCAGCATGGCGGCGTGGCGTTGATTTCCGTCATTTCCGTGGTCGCCATCTCGCTCGCGGTGTTCGCGCTGATCGTCACTATGTCAGTGATGAACGGGTTTCGCGAAACATTGCTTTCGCGCATCCTCGGCGTGAACGGCCACGTGTTCATCGATGTGCGCGGCCTGCCGCCGGAAACGGTGGAGGAGGCCGCGCGCCGCGCCGCAGCGGTTCAGGGCGTCACGCAAGTGGCGCGCACAATAAATGCACAGGCGCTGGCCACGTCAGAAGGGTTGGCCACGGGCGTTATCGTTCGCGGCGTGTCGCGCGCGGACTTCGAGGCGCTCACCATGGTGTCGAGCACCATCCGGCCTGGTGGATCGCTAGCGGGGTTCGAAGGCGTGGAATCGCCGTCGATCATCATCGGCGATCGGCTCGCCGCCAGCCTCGGCGTGGTTGAGAACATGGCCGTCTCGGTGATTTCTCCTCAGGGCGCCGCGACGCCATTTGGCCTCACGCCGAGGCGCAAAGCGTTTCTCGTTGGCGGCGTTTTCAGCGTTGGCATGGCGGAGTTCGATTCCGGCTTGATCTACATGCCCCTCGAGCAAGCGCAGATTTTGTTCAATCGCGGCGAAAGCGTCGACGAACTGGAAATCCGCACCAACGATCCCGACAACAGTTTCGCCACCATGCTGGCCTTGCGCGATGCGCTCGGGCCAGACCTCACAATCACGGACTGGAAAGGCCGTTCGCAAGGCCTCTCCGACGCCCTGGTGGTGGAGCGCAACGTGATGCGCTTAATCCTCATGATCCTCGTGGCGATCTCCGCTCTCAACATCGTCACCGGCCTCATCATGCTGGTGAAGAACAAGAGCCGCGACATCGCCATTCTGCGCACCATCGGCGCCACGAAAGGTTCGATTGTGCGCGTGTTCTTCATGGCAAGCGCGAGCCTGGGCCTTCTGGGGCTGACACTTGGTCTCGTGCTGGGCGTGAGCTTTTGCCTGTTCATCGAGCCCATTCAGAACTTCATCTCCGCGACTACAGGCTTCGACGTGTTTCCAGGCACGGTTTACTCGCTTGAAACGCTGCCGGCGCGTGTGGAGTGGGGTGAGGTGGCGATGATCTCGTTCTTCACCATTCTTGTGACGTTTGCGTCGACGCTGATCACGTCGCTCTGGGCGTCCCGGTTCGATCCAGTGGAGGCGCTGCGCTATGAGTGA
- a CDS encoding prolyl-tRNA synthetase, producing the protein MHALRVTRAQDFPEWYQTIVRDADLAELSPTRGCMIIKPWGFGLWEAIQHELDRRIKAAGCENYYFPLMIPLSFIAKEAEHVEGFAKEMAIVTHHRLKNINGALKPDPESELIEPMVLRPTSETIIGDAFSRWIKSYRDLPLLMNQWANVVRWEMRTRMFLRTAEFLWQEGHTAHANEADAREETMRALEMYRSFAEDFLALPVIAGEKPENERFPGAVSTFSIEAMMQDGKALQAGTSHYLGTHFAEAQNIRYQNKEGGLSLAHTTSWGMSTRMIGGVIMTHGDDDGLKTPPAAAPKQIVIVPMLRGKPEDGELKAYCAALAEQLNKLSAFGAPVRAHIDLKDAKPTDKRWDWVRRGAPLICEIGPRDAANGQVSFLMRNALRDGDKIKTHALSKDEFVGQAASMLEAAQRELFEEAKARTYSNIRDDLKTFADIEAYYGTDEDAGFKGWAKVHWARPTGSELEKVGERLKALKLTMRNAPLTQPSSYGACIFTGRPAVEEILIARAY; encoded by the coding sequence ATGCATGCGCTTAGGGTCACGCGCGCCCAAGATTTTCCCGAGTGGTACCAGACCATTGTCCGTGACGCGGACTTGGCGGAGCTGTCGCCGACGCGCGGGTGCATGATCATCAAGCCCTGGGGCTTCGGGCTCTGGGAAGCGATTCAGCATGAGCTTGACCGGCGCATCAAAGCCGCCGGCTGCGAGAACTATTATTTCCCGCTGATGATCCCGCTCTCTTTCATCGCCAAGGAGGCCGAGCACGTAGAGGGCTTCGCCAAGGAAATGGCGATCGTCACCCATCATCGGCTGAAGAACATCAATGGCGCGCTGAAGCCTGATCCGGAATCGGAGCTGATCGAGCCGATGGTGCTGCGGCCGACGTCGGAGACGATCATAGGCGACGCGTTCAGCCGTTGGATCAAATCGTACCGCGACCTGCCGCTGCTGATGAACCAATGGGCCAACGTCGTTCGCTGGGAAATGCGTACGCGAATGTTCCTGCGCACGGCGGAGTTTCTTTGGCAGGAGGGCCACACCGCCCATGCCAACGAGGCCGATGCGCGCGAAGAAACAATGCGCGCTCTCGAAATGTATCGGAGCTTCGCAGAGGACTTCCTGGCGCTGCCGGTGATCGCCGGCGAAAAGCCGGAGAACGAGCGCTTCCCCGGCGCTGTGTCCACGTTCTCAATCGAAGCGATGATGCAAGATGGCAAGGCGCTGCAAGCCGGCACCTCGCACTATCTCGGCACGCATTTCGCCGAAGCGCAAAACATCCGCTATCAGAACAAGGAGGGCGGTCTCTCGCTCGCGCACACCACGAGCTGGGGCATGTCCACGCGCATGATCGGCGGCGTGATCATGACGCACGGCGACGACGACGGCCTGAAAACGCCGCCCGCCGCCGCGCCGAAGCAGATCGTCATCGTGCCGATGCTGCGCGGCAAGCCGGAGGATGGCGAGCTGAAAGCGTATTGCGCGGCGCTCGCGGAGCAGTTGAACAAGCTCAGCGCCTTCGGTGCGCCGGTGCGGGCGCATATCGATCTAAAGGACGCCAAGCCCACCGACAAACGCTGGGACTGGGTGCGTCGTGGCGCGCCTTTGATCTGCGAGATCGGCCCACGCGACGCCGCCAACGGGCAGGTCAGTTTCTTGATGCGCAACGCGTTGCGCGACGGCGACAAGATCAAGACACACGCCTTGTCCAAGGACGAGTTCGTCGGTCAGGCCGCGTCAATGCTCGAAGCCGCGCAACGCGAGCTGTTCGAGGAAGCCAAGGCCCGCACCTACAGCAATATCCGCGACGACCTGAAAACCTTCGCGGACATCGAAGCGTATTACGGGACGGACGAGGATGCCGGCTTCAAAGGCTGGGCAAAGGTTCATTGGGCGCGTCCCACCGGGTCGGAACTGGAAAAGGTCGGCGAACGTTTGAAGGCGTTGAAACTCACCATGCGCAACGCGCCGCTCACGCAACCTTCCAGCTACGGCGCTTGCATCTTCACCGGCCGTCCGGCGGTGGAGGAAATTTTGATCGCGCGGGCTTATTGA
- a CDS encoding transcriptional regulator of DeoR family, whose product MLSASSTVRLEMRRADRLFQIIQILRRARTPVTAEAIAVELETSKRSVYRDIAALIGQRVPIRGEAGAGYVLEQGFDLPPLMLTPDEIEAAVLGAKWVSTRTDPVLAEAAQDFLAKLSAAVPERLRPLVVDPASGMPPGRPGAEDAIDVAELRAQIHAGRKLAMRYSDEQSRATERTIWPIAIGYHETVRLLIAWCELRRDFRHFRMDRILAAEFLDERYPERPSALRAKWRKTLGRPPRRDP is encoded by the coding sequence ATGCTGTCAGCATCGAGCACGGTAAGGTTGGAAATGCGACGGGCGGACAGGCTGTTTCAGATCATCCAGATCCTGCGCCGGGCCCGGACGCCGGTAACGGCCGAGGCCATCGCGGTTGAGCTCGAAACCTCAAAACGGTCCGTTTACCGGGACATTGCAGCTTTGATCGGCCAGCGGGTGCCGATCCGGGGTGAGGCCGGGGCGGGCTACGTGTTGGAGCAGGGGTTCGACCTGCCGCCTCTGATGCTCACGCCAGACGAGATCGAGGCTGCCGTTCTAGGTGCGAAATGGGTCTCAACCCGCACCGATCCTGTTCTGGCGGAGGCGGCGCAGGACTTTCTGGCCAAGCTTTCCGCGGCCGTTCCTGAACGCCTCAGGCCGTTGGTCGTTGACCCAGCCAGCGGCATGCCGCCAGGGCGGCCGGGGGCGGAGGACGCCATCGATGTGGCGGAACTCCGCGCGCAAATCCACGCCGGCCGGAAGCTCGCCATGCGTTATTCCGACGAGCAGAGTAGGGCCACCGAACGCACGATCTGGCCCATCGCCATCGGTTATCACGAGACGGTGCGGCTGCTGATCGCCTGGTGCGAACTCCGCCGCGATTTCCGGCATTTCCGCATGGACCGCATTCTCGCCGCAGAATTCCTGGACGAGCGTTATCCCGAGCGCCCAAGCGCGCTTAGGGCGAAATGGCGGAAAACGTTGGGGCGGCCGCCCCGGCGCGACCCTTAG
- a CDS encoding protein C6orf168, with protein MIVLYGSHPGFGLPEVSPYVTKTEVQFKMAGVAYRKQPAAPNQSPKGQVPFIDDGGDIIADSTFIRAHIERKFGIDLDDGLTSLQRAQAWAFERMLENQFGWAMAHARWIISENFEKGPAHFFDAAPPEMREQMRADVRVRVADSLRANGVGRHTPEEILMLADRSLQALSELSGDKPFLFGDRPAGVDATAFALLAAVMTPFFNSPLHKRACEYPSLVAYVDRIMQLYYPEHPWALRSGAHVEQVG; from the coding sequence ATGATCGTTCTTTACGGCAGCCACCCGGGTTTTGGACTCCCGGAAGTCAGCCCCTATGTCACCAAGACTGAGGTGCAGTTCAAAATGGCGGGCGTCGCCTATCGCAAACAGCCGGCCGCGCCGAACCAATCGCCCAAAGGCCAAGTGCCGTTCATCGACGACGGCGGCGACATCATCGCCGACTCCACCTTCATCCGCGCGCACATCGAGCGGAAGTTCGGAATCGATCTCGATGACGGCCTAACGTCACTGCAACGCGCGCAAGCGTGGGCGTTCGAGCGTATGCTGGAGAACCAGTTCGGCTGGGCTATGGCGCACGCGCGCTGGATCATCTCGGAAAACTTTGAAAAGGGTCCGGCGCATTTCTTCGACGCCGCGCCGCCAGAAATGCGCGAACAGATGCGCGCGGACGTTCGCGTGCGCGTTGCCGATTCGTTGCGCGCGAATGGCGTTGGCCGGCACACGCCGGAAGAAATTCTGATGCTTGCCGATCGCTCCCTGCAGGCGCTTTCTGAATTGTCGGGCGACAAGCCCTTCTTGTTCGGCGATCGCCCCGCCGGCGTCGATGCAACGGCGTTTGCGTTGTTGGCGGCGGTGATGACGCCCTTCTTCAATTCGCCGCTGCACAAGCGCGCTTGCGAATATCCGAGCCTCGTCGCTTACGTCGATCGCATTATGCAGCTCTACTATCCCGAGCACCCATGGGCGCTGCGCTCAGGGGCGCATGTTGAACAGGTCGGTTGA
- a CDS encoding methylmalonyl-CoA epimerase yields the protein MIGRLNHVGVAVPSIEAAKATYRDLYGVPEGDITETRELLAQGVKFAFVNVANSQIELIEPLGEKSPILKFLEKNPNGGQHHVCFEVADIHAAKAEMERRGATVLNEPRIGAHGTLIIFVHPKNSNGVLIELMETPAKNSWDH from the coding sequence ATGATCGGGCGTTTGAACCATGTTGGCGTTGCGGTGCCTTCGATCGAGGCGGCGAAGGCCACTTATCGCGATCTGTACGGCGTGCCGGAAGGCGACATCACCGAAACGCGCGAGCTGTTGGCGCAGGGCGTCAAGTTCGCCTTTGTGAACGTGGCCAACAGCCAGATCGAATTGATCGAACCGCTAGGTGAGAAATCACCGATCCTCAAATTTCTCGAAAAGAACCCGAATGGCGGCCAGCATCACGTGTGCTTCGAGGTGGCCGACATCCACGCCGCGAAAGCCGAGATGGAACGCCGCGGGGCCACGGTGCTCAACGAACCGCGCATCGGCGCGCACGGTACGTTGATTATCTTCGTTCACCCGAAGAACTCGAACGGCGTGCTGATCGAGCTCATGGAAACACCGGCAAAGAATTCTTGGGATCATTGA
- a CDS encoding metallo-beta-lactamase family protein, with protein MSKAGADELVFLPLGGSGEIGMNLNAYGFGPPDNRQWIIVDIGVTFGREDMMPGVDIVLPDPTFLVEERDNILGIVLTHAHEDHIGALPWLWPRLKAPLYATPFTAVLIREKLKERGLLGQVSITEIPLKGHLKLGPFDIDFVTLTHSIPEPNGLAIRTPLGLVWHTGDWKIDPDPIIGEVTDEAKLRSMAEEGILAMVCDSTNVFVEGESGSEADVKEHLTDVIRACKGKVAVTAFASNVARVDTVIRAAEACGRTVCLVGRSMHRIVGAAKTVGILKDIPELIDEDESGGLAAENILYLCTGSQGEPRAALARIASGDHRHVSLKQGDSVIFSSRMIPGNETAIHALYMALESRGVEVITSDEAHVHVSGHPARDELKQMYQWARPRIAVPVHGERRHLLEHVKLAQSLQVPEALAPKNGDLIRLAPGPAAIIDEVPAGRLYVDGNSIIEAEDEALRDRKRLGAEGAISVALAVGDKKHNIVAGPNVTVRGLSMADEEDQEIALEELEEAAEAAFVKLNHNDRGNDEAIETALVRAVRKAAERLWSKKPLVDVSVLRI; from the coding sequence GTGAGCAAGGCCGGGGCCGACGAACTCGTTTTCCTACCGCTCGGCGGGTCGGGCGAGATCGGCATGAATCTGAACGCCTACGGTTTCGGCCCGCCGGACAATCGTCAGTGGATTATCGTTGATATCGGTGTGACGTTCGGGCGCGAAGACATGATGCCCGGCGTCGACATCGTGCTCCCGGACCCGACATTCCTAGTCGAGGAGCGCGACAATATCCTCGGCATCGTGCTGACCCACGCCCACGAGGATCATATAGGCGCATTGCCGTGGTTATGGCCGCGCTTGAAAGCGCCGCTTTACGCGACGCCGTTCACCGCGGTGCTGATCCGCGAGAAGCTGAAGGAGCGGGGACTTCTCGGCCAAGTGTCGATCACCGAAATTCCCCTCAAAGGCCATTTGAAGCTCGGGCCGTTTGACATTGATTTCGTCACGTTGACGCATTCGATTCCGGAGCCGAACGGCCTCGCCATCCGGACCCCGCTTGGGCTCGTCTGGCACACTGGCGATTGGAAGATCGATCCAGATCCGATCATCGGAGAAGTCACCGACGAGGCAAAGCTTCGCTCTATGGCCGAGGAAGGCATCCTGGCAATGGTGTGCGACTCGACCAACGTCTTCGTCGAAGGCGAGAGCGGCTCCGAGGCCGACGTCAAGGAACACCTCACCGACGTGATCCGCGCCTGCAAGGGCAAGGTGGCAGTGACGGCCTTCGCCTCGAACGTCGCGCGCGTAGACACAGTTATCCGTGCTGCAGAAGCATGCGGACGCACGGTATGCCTCGTTGGACGTTCGATGCATCGCATCGTCGGCGCCGCGAAAACCGTGGGCATTCTCAAAGACATTCCCGAACTGATTGATGAAGACGAGTCCGGCGGTTTGGCGGCGGAAAACATTCTCTATCTGTGCACCGGCAGTCAGGGCGAACCCCGCGCGGCACTCGCGCGCATCGCCAGCGGGGATCATCGCCATGTCTCGCTGAAGCAGGGCGATAGCGTGATCTTCTCCTCGCGCATGATCCCTGGCAACGAAACCGCTATCCACGCGCTCTACATGGCGCTGGAATCACGCGGGGTGGAGGTAATCACTTCTGACGAGGCGCACGTTCACGTGTCGGGTCATCCGGCGCGCGATGAGTTAAAGCAGATGTACCAGTGGGCCCGTCCACGCATCGCCGTCCCCGTCCACGGCGAGCGCCGGCATTTGCTGGAGCACGTAAAGCTTGCCCAGTCGCTGCAAGTGCCCGAAGCGCTTGCGCCGAAGAACGGCGACCTGATCCGCTTGGCGCCAGGCCCCGCCGCAATCATCGACGAAGTGCCGGCGGGTCGGCTCTATGTTGACGGCAACTCGATCATTGAAGCCGAGGACGAAGCGCTGCGAGACCGCAAGCGTCTGGGCGCCGAAGGCGCGATCAGCGTCGCGCTCGCCGTGGGCGACAAGAAGCACAACATTGTCGCCGGTCCCAATGTCACCGTGAGAGGGCTCTCGATGGCCGATGAAGAAGACCAAGAGATCGCGCTCGAAGAGCTAGAGGAGGCGGCCGAAGCCGCCTTCGTCAAGCTCAATCACAACGATCGCGGTAACGACGAAGCGATCGAAACAGCTTTGGTGCGCGCTGTACGCAAGGCGGCTGAACGTTTGTGGTCGAAGAAGCCGCTGGTGGATGTAAGCGTATTGCGGATTTGA